One window from the genome of Enterococcus haemoperoxidus ATCC BAA-382 encodes:
- a CDS encoding YozE family protein yields MRRSFYHYLMTLRAPRKTEESQFANDAAKDIQFPKQSEDYHELSSYLEMNADYLTNMHIFDDLWEKYVENNK; encoded by the coding sequence ATGAGAAGAAGCTTTTATCACTATTTGATGACATTAAGAGCCCCTAGAAAAACTGAAGAGAGCCAATTCGCAAACGATGCAGCCAAAGATATTCAATTTCCTAAACAATCAGAAGACTACCATGAATTGTCATCCTATTTAGAAATGAATGCTGATTACCTAACCAACATGCACATTTTTGATGATTTATGGGAAAAATACGTAGAAAACAATAAATAA
- the lepB gene encoding signal peptidase I, which translates to MEKQKSYVGYFIFFMKLLVPSLAVLFILRGFILIPVPVDGNSMEKTLSQGDMIMMEKFSSIKRFDVIVFKLPNGAIYIKRVIGLPGDAIRYDNDQLYINEKPIEEPFLEKNIKKDHESVPYTTNFNLSELTTEDVLPKDSYFVLGDNRRMSKDSRSFGAVESKYILGKAQFVYYPITHMKFIPR; encoded by the coding sequence GTGGAGAAACAAAAATCTTATGTCGGCTATTTTATTTTTTTCATGAAATTACTCGTTCCTTCCCTAGCAGTGTTATTTATCCTAAGAGGTTTTATTCTGATTCCAGTTCCAGTTGATGGAAATTCCATGGAGAAAACACTTAGTCAAGGTGACATGATCATGATGGAAAAATTTTCGTCGATCAAACGTTTTGATGTCATAGTGTTCAAATTACCGAATGGCGCAATTTATATTAAACGAGTGATCGGGCTACCAGGAGATGCTATTAGGTACGATAATGATCAACTTTATATAAATGAGAAACCAATTGAAGAACCATTTTTAGAAAAAAATATAAAAAAAGATCATGAGTCCGTACCTTACACAACCAATTTTAATTTAAGTGAGCTTACTACGGAAGATGTCTTACCAAAAGACAGTTATTTTGTCTTGGGAGATAATCGCCGAATGTCAAAAGACAGTCGCTCATTTGGAGCTGTTGAAAGTAAATATATTTTAGGAAAAGCTCAATTTGTATACTACCCAATAACACATATGAAATTCATACCAAGATAG
- a CDS encoding S41 family peptidase codes for MKNKRQVPFYQYIISIVCVAFLAGGSCYIYFDYQYQKQLSNSPTQNSDLKKVDDLYNEIVNNYVGKVDEKKLVDGALKGMTESLDDPYSSYLNEPEADELDQSLASSFEGIGATMTMTEDLPTVAQAPIEGSPAAKAGIKTNDIVLKVDDEETQGKTLSQVVSKIRGKKGTDVRLTIKRGEETFELKLTRDKIPIETVKGELDKNDRSVGSIKITSFGENTFKELKETIKTLRKEGAKSFVIDLRQNPGGLLDQVEQMASMFLEDGKTIVKFEDKNGNTSEDVASSQLDGGFKVTEPTVVLVDEGSASASEIFAAALKESGNKKIIGTKTFGKGTVQTVKNLNDKSEIKLTVLKWLTPKGEWIHEKGLEPTIEADYPDYAYLSPISRDKTVKLGDSSAVVKNLNALLKALGYEVSIDSSEFSEQTKAAVNALQSKSNLPVTGEVDNETAAQIEAEIGKKIKDNDQAYETGIKEIQHEILRK; via the coding sequence ATGAAAAATAAAAGACAAGTACCTTTTTATCAATACATTATTTCAATAGTTTGTGTTGCTTTTTTAGCTGGCGGTAGCTGTTATATTTATTTTGATTACCAATACCAAAAACAACTTTCTAACAGTCCAACTCAAAATAGTGATTTAAAGAAAGTCGATGATCTTTATAATGAAATCGTCAATAATTATGTAGGAAAAGTTGATGAAAAGAAATTAGTTGATGGTGCGCTAAAAGGAATGACCGAGTCTCTAGATGACCCTTATTCTAGTTACTTAAATGAACCAGAAGCAGATGAATTAGACCAAAGTCTTGCTAGCAGTTTTGAAGGAATTGGCGCAACGATGACAATGACTGAAGACCTTCCTACTGTGGCCCAAGCACCAATTGAAGGTTCCCCAGCTGCTAAAGCTGGAATAAAAACAAATGACATTGTTTTAAAAGTCGATGATGAAGAAACTCAAGGAAAAACTCTTTCTCAAGTTGTTAGTAAAATCCGCGGAAAAAAAGGAACAGACGTACGTTTGACAATAAAACGTGGTGAAGAAACCTTTGAATTGAAACTCACACGAGACAAGATTCCAATCGAAACAGTTAAAGGTGAACTAGATAAAAATGACCGTTCAGTCGGCTCAATCAAGATCACCTCATTTGGAGAAAACACGTTTAAAGAACTGAAAGAAACAATCAAAACATTAAGAAAAGAGGGCGCTAAATCTTTCGTGATCGATTTGCGTCAAAATCCAGGCGGATTACTTGATCAAGTAGAACAGATGGCCAGTATGTTTCTAGAAGATGGAAAAACGATTGTCAAGTTTGAGGATAAAAATGGAAACACAAGCGAAGACGTCGCTTCTAGTCAATTAGATGGCGGCTTTAAAGTTACTGAACCTACTGTTGTTTTAGTAGATGAAGGTAGTGCCAGTGCATCTGAAATTTTTGCGGCCGCTCTAAAAGAATCCGGCAATAAAAAAATTATCGGAACAAAAACCTTTGGTAAAGGAACTGTTCAAACTGTTAAAAACCTAAATGATAAGAGTGAAATCAAATTAACTGTTTTAAAATGGTTAACGCCAAAAGGAGAATGGATTCATGAAAAAGGATTAGAGCCAACTATTGAAGCTGACTATCCTGATTATGCATACTTATCACCAATTTCTAGAGATAAAACAGTAAAACTAGGGGATTCTTCGGCAGTTGTCAAAAATCTCAATGCGTTATTGAAAGCACTTGGTTATGAAGTTAGCATTGACAGCAGTGAGTTCTCAGAACAAACTAAAGCAGCTGTCAATGCACTACAATCTAAAAGTAATCTCCCAGTTACTGGTGAAGTAGATAATGAAACTGCCGCTCAAATCGAAGCTGAGATAGGAAAAAAAATCAAAGACAACGACCAGGCTTATGAGACAGGTATAAAAGAGATTCAACACGAAATCCTAAGAAAATAA
- the ylqF gene encoding ribosome biogenesis GTPase YlqF yields the protein MTIQWFPGHMAKARREVSEKIKYVDIVFELIDARLPLSSRNPMMDQIVQQKPRLILLNKGDLADKEQNQKWQQYFQGKGYHTLVINAQQNKGINKIVPEAKKALKEKLERERSKGVKPRAIRAMCIGIPNVGKSTLMNRLVGKKIAQTGNKPGVTKGQQWLRSGSDLELLDTPGILWPKFEDQEIGKKLALTGAIKDQLLHLDDLAIYGLTFFSHFYPERLVERYKLTQEETLLPGAELLMLISQKRGFRDDYDRASEMIIQEIRSSKLGPYTLDRWEELGATTDEN from the coding sequence ATGACAATACAATGGTTCCCAGGACATATGGCTAAAGCCAGAAGAGAAGTATCTGAAAAAATTAAATACGTTGATATCGTTTTCGAATTGATTGATGCAAGATTACCACTTTCATCAAGAAATCCAATGATGGATCAGATCGTACAGCAAAAACCACGACTGATTTTATTGAATAAGGGTGATTTAGCTGATAAAGAACAAAACCAGAAATGGCAGCAGTATTTTCAAGGGAAAGGCTACCACACTTTGGTGATCAATGCACAACAAAACAAAGGCATTAACAAAATTGTACCTGAAGCAAAAAAAGCCTTAAAAGAAAAACTTGAGCGCGAACGTTCAAAAGGTGTGAAACCGCGTGCTATTAGAGCAATGTGTATTGGTATTCCTAACGTGGGTAAATCAACGCTAATGAATCGTTTAGTTGGAAAAAAAATTGCTCAAACAGGGAACAAACCAGGTGTAACCAAAGGACAACAATGGCTTCGTTCCGGGTCAGATTTAGAGCTCCTTGATACTCCAGGGATTTTATGGCCTAAGTTTGAAGATCAGGAAATCGGTAAAAAGTTAGCCTTAACGGGTGCAATCAAAGATCAACTGCTTCATTTGGACGATTTAGCTATTTACGGATTAACATTTTTTTCACATTTTTATCCAGAGCGTTTAGTTGAGCGTTACAAACTAACACAAGAGGAAACTTTATTACCTGGAGCTGAACTTTTGATGTTGATTAGTCAAAAGAGAGGATTTCGAGATGATTATGATCGTGCTAGTGAAATGATCATTCAAGAAATCCGCAGCAGTAAACTGGGTCCATATACTTTAGATCGTTGGGAAGAATTAGGAGCTACAACAGATGAAAACTGA
- the msrA gene encoding peptide-methionine (S)-S-oxide reductase MsrA codes for MSEKAIFAGGCFWCMIQPFDTQPGIYSVTSGYTGGHVANPTYEQVLSHTTGHTEAVEIEFDPTIMPYEKLVEIYWQQTDPTDALGQFEDRGDNYRLVIFYTTDGQRKIAEKSRQNLQESGRFSEPIVTTIEPASIFYPAEDYHQDFYQKDPERYEDAHQKRANFIEENW; via the coding sequence TTGAGCGAAAAAGCTATTTTTGCAGGAGGCTGTTTTTGGTGCATGATCCAGCCTTTTGATACACAACCAGGCATCTATTCTGTTACCTCCGGATATACAGGAGGACATGTCGCGAACCCTACTTATGAACAAGTACTAAGTCACACTACTGGGCATACAGAAGCGGTCGAGATTGAATTTGATCCGACAATAATGCCTTATGAAAAATTAGTAGAAATCTACTGGCAGCAAACAGATCCAACTGACGCTTTAGGTCAATTTGAAGATCGCGGGGATAATTATCGCCTAGTCATTTTTTATACAACTGACGGGCAGCGAAAAATTGCGGAAAAAAGCCGTCAGAACTTACAAGAGAGCGGACGCTTTAGCGAACCAATCGTTACAACGATCGAACCTGCATCTATTTTTTATCCGGCAGAAGACTATCACCAAGATTTTTATCAAAAAGATCCTGAACGATACGAAGATGCACATCAGAAACGAGCAAATTTTATAGAAGAGAATTGGTGA
- a CDS encoding YpmS family protein, producing MNEPEEKKEVKKGNKRRKKAPEVKKSINRWKVAFIVLVALIIGSVAFVFVRVTQVREPNYKPVPELVEKDGTPVIAIQSKKKQINALIDFYLSDFQKGSDITYKFYLENEAMLNGTFKVLGHPIQFYLYFDPYVMDNGNVQLKAKSLSIGTLGLPMKEILKFVQRDYKLPNWVEVNPDDSTILLRLDQFRMQNGLFIRAEKINLVDDDIRMNIYLPKDSDNKKEETN from the coding sequence CGACGAAAAAAAGCACCAGAAGTGAAAAAAAGCATCAATCGTTGGAAGGTTGCTTTTATCGTCTTAGTAGCTTTGATTATCGGGAGTGTAGCTTTTGTTTTTGTAAGAGTCACTCAAGTTCGTGAACCCAATTATAAACCAGTTCCTGAATTAGTTGAAAAAGACGGGACTCCAGTGATAGCGATTCAATCAAAGAAAAAACAGATAAATGCACTAATTGATTTTTATCTTAGTGATTTTCAAAAAGGATCGGATATCACATATAAATTTTATTTAGAAAATGAAGCCATGTTAAATGGAACATTTAAGGTTTTAGGTCATCCAATTCAATTCTACCTTTATTTTGATCCCTATGTCATGGATAACGGAAACGTGCAATTAAAAGCAAAGAGCCTGTCGATTGGAACACTCGGATTGCCGATGAAGGAAATTTTAAAATTTGTGCAAAGAGATTACAAGCTACCTAATTGGGTGGAGGTAAATCCAGATGACAGCACTATTTTACTACGTTTAGATCAATTCAGAATGCAAAATGGATTATTCATACGAGCTGAAAAGATCAATTTAGTTGATGACGATATCCGCATGAATATATACTTGCCAAAAGATAGTGACAATAAGAAGGAGGAAACGAATTGA